The genomic DNA TAGGACAAAAAGCTATTGGCTTTGGTGCAGACATTAAAGGTAAGAAGGACAAGACTATAGGAACAATTCTGAAAGAAATTTTGCCTGCTGATTTATTAAAATATGGTTTAATACCGGAATTTGTAGGTCGATTACCTATAATAGTTACTTTAGATGCACTAGACGAAAATGCTTTGAAACAAATACTTGTTCAGCCTAAAAACGCTTTAGTTAAACAGTATCAAAAACTATTTGATTTGGACGGAGTTAATTTAGAATTTAAGGAAGAAGCTTTAGATGCTGTTGCCCAGGAAGCAATTAAGCGGGATACAGGGGCGAGAGGTTTAAGAGCAATTTTAGAAAGTGTTATGCTTGATGTGATGTACGATATACCATCGAGAAGCGATGTTACAAAGTGCGTAATAACTAAAGATGTAATTTCCGGCAAGGAAAAACCTCTTTTAGTTTCTGTGGACCCTAAAAAGAAAAAAGAAGAATCAGCATAAAACAGCAGATTGTCTGCTGTTTTTTTAGTTTAACAACTGGATAAAAAAGACCCCCTTGGTAATACTAGAAAATAGAGAAGGAATATGGTAAATGCAAGGAAGGGTTGATTTTAGAATGAATAATTTTGCCTCTAGTCTAAATGGGTTGCTAATTTTTATTCAGGTGTTTTTTGCGGTTATTATTGGTTTGTATTTTTGGAATTTGTTGCGCAGTCAGCAAGGTAATAGGTTTGCAGTTCAAAAAGAGTCGAAACGTGAACTGGAGAAATTGGCTAAACTGCGCAAAATATCCTTGTCCCAACCTTTGGCTGAAAAAACTAGACCCAGTACATTTGCAGAAGTTATTGGTCAAGAAGAAGGTATTAAAGCATTGAAGGCTGCTTTATGTGGCCCTAATCCACAGCATGTTATTGTTTATGGGCCTCCAGGCGTGGGAAAAACAGCAGCAGCCAGACTTGTTTTAGAAGAAGCAAAAAAATCAAGCATCTCACCCTTTAAAGAAGATGCTAAATTTGTAGAAGTCGATGGCACTACATCTAGATTTGATGAAAGAGGAATTGCTGATCCTTTAATCGGTTCTGTCCACGATCCAATTTACCAGGGGGCAGGAGCCATGGGAATGGCCGGTATACCCCAGCCTAAACCGGGAGCTGTTACTAAAGCTCATGGAGGCATGCTGTTTATTGATGAAATTGGAGAATTACATCCTATCCAAATTAACAAGCTCTTAAAGGTATTAGAAGATCGGAAAGTATTTTTAGAAAGTGCATATTATAACTCAGAGGATGCTAATATACCTGCACATATCCATGATATGTTTCAAAATGGACTGCCTGCCGACTTTCGTTTAGTAGGTGCAACAACCAGGCTGCCTCATGAACTACCGCCAGCTATTCGTTCCCGCTGTTTAGAAGTATTTTTTAGAGCTTTGACTCCTGAAGAAATAGGAATTATTGGACGTAACGCTGTTCAAAAAATTGGTTACACAATCACGGATAAAGCAATTAATGTTTTAGAAAAATATGCTACTAACGGTAGAGAAGCTGTGAATATTATTCAAATAGCAGCTGGTTTGGCTTTAGGCAATGATAAGAAAGAAATTGATGCTGCAGACATTGAATGGGTAGTCAATAGTGGACAATATTCCCCTCGCCCAGAAAAGAAAATACCAGCTGTCCCTCAAGTAGGAGTTGTCAATGGTTTAGCAATTGTTGGCCCCAACTTAGGTACTTTATTAGAATTGGAAGTTTGTGTTTTACCAGTTCCGAAAGGAAAAGGTAAGGTAACTGTAACAGGGGTAGTAGAAGAAGAAGAAATGGGAGGCAGCGACGGCAAGAAAATTAGGCGGAAAAGCATGGCTAAAGGCTCTGTAGAAAATGTATTAACATGTCTGCGTAGAAATACAGATTTAGATCCCAGAGATTACGATATTCATGTTAATTTTCCGGGAGGAATACCAGTTGACGGTCCTTCAGCAGGCGTTACCATAGCCACAGCTATTTATTCAGCAATTAAAAATATTCCTGTGGATAATAAAGTGGCTATGACTGGGGAAGTATCTATTTATGGCAATATTAAACCCATTGGTGGTGTAGTTGCTAAAGTGGAGGCTGCTCAGCAGGCGGGGGCCAAAAAAGTATATATACCTATGGAAAATTACCAGGAAATTTTTAAAGAAATGGAGAACATTGAAGTTATACCTGTAGAAAAACTTTCCCAACTGCTAAAATATGTTTTAGATGTTGATTTAAGTGACAAAAACTTTGAACTACCAAAATTAAAAACCGAAATATTAGCTGCCAGATCTGTAGCTAACAGTCATTCTTCTAGCGTAGGCCGTTAATTAGGCTAAATAATGAAATTTTATCGATATAAAGCAGCATTTAGCTGGATTTTTGTCTTTTTTGCTAATTTTATCCTGTCTTTAAGCGGGTTGCATCAAAAGTAATTTAGCTATAGAATAAAACAACAACATGACAAAATGGCCTCAAAGAAGCCGTACTTAACATGACGGCTTCTATTGGTATATAATATTAAGTTGAAGTAAAAAATAATGAGAAATTTAAGGCAATTAGACTGGAGGTGAGAGAATGGCAGAACAAATAAAGAAGGAAATACCACTGTTGCCTTTAAGAGGTGTTTCCGTCTTCCCTTATATGGTTATCCATTTAGATGTAGGGCGAGAACGTTCAATTAATGCAATAGATGCTGCAATGGCTGCTGATCAGCAAGTTTTTTTAACAATGCAAAAAGATGCTCAAACTGATGAACCAAATAAAGATGAAATATATGAATTCGGTACAATAGCCGAAATAAAGCAGCTTTTAAAACTTCCCGGAGGTACTATTCGGGTTCTTGTAGAGGGGTTAACTAGAGCTAAAATTGCTTCATTTCTCTCTGAGGAGCCATATCATAAAGTAGAAGTGGAGACATACGAGGACTCAACTGAAAAAAGCTTGGAAACAGAAGCATTAATGCGTACTTTAATTGACTTGTTTGAACAGTATGTGAAAACAAGCAAAAAAATTCCACCTGAAGCAGTCGCTACTGTAGTAACTTTAGAAGAGCCAGGGCGTTTAGCCGATGTTGTTATTGCACATCTATCTTTGAAACTAACTGAGAAGCAGCGAGCCTTAGAAACAATTAACGTCCAGAAACGTTTAGAGCTTATTTGCGAAGTTTTAACAAACGAAATGGAAATATTAGAACTGGAGCGTAAAATAAATGCTAGAGTTCGCAAACAAATGGAAAAAACTCAAAAGGAATACTATTTGCGGGAACAATTAAAAGCAATTCAGAAAGAATTAGGTGAAAAAGACGAGCGTGTGGCAGAGGGAGAAGAGCTGCGACAAAAACTTGAAAAAGCTAAACTGCCTAAAGAAGTTAAAGAAAAAGCTTTGAAAGAAATAGAACGTTTGGAAAAAATGCCACCAATGGTTGCAGAAGCTACTGTTGTTCGGAATTACTTAGACTGGATCCTTGGTTTGCCTTGGAATAAACAGACAAAAGATAGATTAGACATTAAAATGGCAGAACAAATACTGCAAGAAGACCATTATGGACTAAAAGAAGTTAAAGATCGTATTTTAGAATACCTGTCCGTACGCCAACTATCTCAGCAAATGAAAGGCCCAATCCTTTGTTTTGTAGGTCCTCCTGGCGTAGGAAAAACATCCTTAGCTAAATCAGTGTCTCGAGCATTGGAAAGAAAATTTGTGCGCATGTCTTTAGGAGGCATGCGGGACGAAGCCGAAATTCGAGGACATAGAAGGACTTATGTTGGAGCTATGCCTGGGAGAATTATTCAAAGCCTAAAGCAGGCAGGTACTAAAAACCCAGTGATTCTCTTGGACGAAATTGATAAGTTAGGCTCAGACTTTCGGGGTGATCCATCTTCTGCACTCCTAGAAGTTTTAGACCCTGAACAAAACAATACCTTTAGCGACCATTATGTTGAAGTTCCTTTTGATTTATCCAAGATAATGTTTATTACTACAGCTAATGTCCACTATAATATCCCCAGACCTTTGTTGGACAGGATGGAAGTTATCCAAATTCCTGGATATACCGAAGAAGAAAAACTACAAATTGCTTTGCGCCATTTAGTACCAAAACAAGTGAAAGAACATGGCTTAAAAGCAGATCAATTAGTTGTTTCGGAAAATGCTATTCGGAGAATTATTCGGGAGTATACTAGGGAAGCTGGAGTTAGAAATTTAGAAAGACAAGTTGCTTCTTTATGCCGTAAAGTTGCTAGGGAAATTGTTGAAGGAAAAATTTTTAATGGAAAAATAAGTGCCCAAAATATTGAACATTACTTGGGAATTCCCCGTTTCCGCTATGGTTTAGCAGGGGAGAAAAATGAGATTGGGGTCGTTACTGGTTTAGCTGTAACGGAAGTTGGCGGCGACGTTTTAAGTGTAGAAGCTACATTGTTAAAGGGCAAAGGTAATTTAACCTTAACTGGACAGCTGGGAGATGTAATGAAGGAATCTGCCTATGCTGGTTTAAGTTATATTCGTTCTAAGACAAGTGATTTAGGAGTTGCTGAGGACTTTTATGAGAAATATGATATTCATATTCATGTGCCTGAGGGAGCAATACCAAAGGATGGTCCTTCCGCTGGAATTACTATGGCTACTGCATTAACATCAGCTCTTTCTAGCCGCCCAGTGAGGAAAGATGTGGCTATGACTGGAGAGATTACACTGCGGGGCAGAGTACTCCCTGTAGGTGGTATTAAGGAAAAAGTCTTGGCAGCTCATCGTGCGGGCATTAAAACAGTTATACTGCCCAAGGAAAATGAGAAGAGTTTAGAAAATATTCCCGCCAATGTTAAAAGAAAATTGGAATTTGTCTTAGTAGATCATTTAGATCAAGTTTTGCCAAGAGCGCTGGAAGATGAAAAAGAAGTATGAAAATAAAGACAGCAGAGTATTTTTCTACGGCAGTTAAACAAGACCAGTATCCATCTGGGGATATGTTAGAGATAGCCATAGTAGGAAGGTCCAATGTGGGTAAATCTTCCTTAATTAATAAGATAGTCAATCGCAAAGGACTAGCTCGCATTAGTCAACAGCCGGGAAAGACCCAGACCATTAATTTTTATTTAATTAACAATGCTTTTTATTTAGTGGACTTGCCGGGTTATGGTTTTGCTCGTGTATCTCAGCAAGTGAAGAAAACTTGGGGGAAGATGATTGAAGAGTATTTACACAAAAGAGCTAATTTAGTTAGCGTTATTCAACTAATTGACTTTCGTCATCCACCTACCAAGGACGATTTACAAATGTACCATTGGTTGAAAGAAGTGCAGTCCCAAGTAATTATTGCTTGCACCAAAGCAGATAAAATCAGCAAGGGCCAATGGCAAAAGCACTTAAAGGAAATTAAAACAGGGCTTCAAGCTGATCCTGAAGATATTTTTATACCTTGCTCTGCACTGACAGGCACAGGAATTGAAGAATTGCGCCATATTTTTGGGCAGCTGCTTAGTATTAAAAGCCAGCGATAACGCTGGCTTTTTGCTTTTGTGCGCCCAGCATGGGCGCTTGCTCGTCGGTGAAAGTCCGATACGGGGGTTGATAGTGCCAACCGTTAGCCTAAGACAAGGGTGTCCATCGCG from Bacillota bacterium LX-D includes the following:
- the lonB gene encoding ATP-dependent protease LonB; protein product: MNNFASSLNGLLIFIQVFFAVIIGLYFWNLLRSQQGNRFAVQKESKRELEKLAKLRKISLSQPLAEKTRPSTFAEVIGQEEGIKALKAALCGPNPQHVIVYGPPGVGKTAAARLVLEEAKKSSISPFKEDAKFVEVDGTTSRFDERGIADPLIGSVHDPIYQGAGAMGMAGIPQPKPGAVTKAHGGMLFIDEIGELHPIQINKLLKVLEDRKVFLESAYYNSEDANIPAHIHDMFQNGLPADFRLVGATTRLPHELPPAIRSRCLEVFFRALTPEEIGIIGRNAVQKIGYTITDKAINVLEKYATNGREAVNIIQIAAGLALGNDKKEIDAADIEWVVNSGQYSPRPEKKIPAVPQVGVVNGLAIVGPNLGTLLELEVCVLPVPKGKGKVTVTGVVEEEEMGGSDGKKIRRKSMAKGSVENVLTCLRRNTDLDPRDYDIHVNFPGGIPVDGPSAGVTIATAIYSAIKNIPVDNKVAMTGEVSIYGNIKPIGGVVAKVEAAQQAGAKKVYIPMENYQEIFKEMENIEVIPVEKLSQLLKYVLDVDLSDKNFELPKLKTEILAARSVANSHSSSVGR
- the lon gene encoding endopeptidase La; this encodes MAEQIKKEIPLLPLRGVSVFPYMVIHLDVGRERSINAIDAAMAADQQVFLTMQKDAQTDEPNKDEIYEFGTIAEIKQLLKLPGGTIRVLVEGLTRAKIASFLSEEPYHKVEVETYEDSTEKSLETEALMRTLIDLFEQYVKTSKKIPPEAVATVVTLEEPGRLADVVIAHLSLKLTEKQRALETINVQKRLELICEVLTNEMEILELERKINARVRKQMEKTQKEYYLREQLKAIQKELGEKDERVAEGEELRQKLEKAKLPKEVKEKALKEIERLEKMPPMVAEATVVRNYLDWILGLPWNKQTKDRLDIKMAEQILQEDHYGLKEVKDRILEYLSVRQLSQQMKGPILCFVGPPGVGKTSLAKSVSRALERKFVRMSLGGMRDEAEIRGHRRTYVGAMPGRIIQSLKQAGTKNPVILLDEIDKLGSDFRGDPSSALLEVLDPEQNNTFSDHYVEVPFDLSKIMFITTANVHYNIPRPLLDRMEVIQIPGYTEEEKLQIALRHLVPKQVKEHGLKADQLVVSENAIRRIIREYTREAGVRNLERQVASLCRKVAREIVEGKIFNGKISAQNIEHYLGIPRFRYGLAGEKNEIGVVTGLAVTEVGGDVLSVEATLLKGKGNLTLTGQLGDVMKESAYAGLSYIRSKTSDLGVAEDFYEKYDIHIHVPEGAIPKDGPSAGITMATALTSALSSRPVRKDVAMTGEITLRGRVLPVGGIKEKVLAAHRAGIKTVILPKENEKSLENIPANVKRKLEFVLVDHLDQVLPRALEDEKEV
- the yihA gene encoding ribosome biogenesis GTP-binding protein YihA/YsxC, with the translated sequence MKIKTAEYFSTAVKQDQYPSGDMLEIAIVGRSNVGKSSLINKIVNRKGLARISQQPGKTQTINFYLINNAFYLVDLPGYGFARVSQQVKKTWGKMIEEYLHKRANLVSVIQLIDFRHPPTKDDLQMYHWLKEVQSQVIIACTKADKISKGQWQKHLKEIKTGLQADPEDIFIPCSALTGTGIEELRHIFGQLLSIKSQR